In Planctomycetaceae bacterium, a single window of DNA contains:
- a CDS encoding OsmC family protein: protein MDRETLRNLQAPLKALYQEQPEKAVALLHATGDVDVASITCRLTPPPSCDGMTVAGLHPMTGGDGTTACSGDMLLQSLVSCAGVTLAAVSTAMELPLRSAHIEAVGRMDFRGTLGVSREAPVGLFEIELLFQLTGDLSVEQADKLIQLAERYCVVLQTLKNAAKISSRHKLNS from the coding sequence ACCCTAAGAAATCTTCAGGCACCTCTGAAGGCGCTGTATCAGGAACAGCCGGAAAAGGCAGTCGCCCTGCTTCACGCCACAGGTGATGTCGATGTTGCGTCGATCACCTGCCGACTGACACCACCACCATCATGCGACGGTATGACCGTTGCCGGGCTGCACCCGATGACTGGTGGCGACGGTACCACCGCGTGTTCAGGCGATATGTTGCTGCAATCCCTCGTATCCTGCGCCGGTGTGACGCTGGCAGCTGTTTCCACCGCCATGGAATTGCCGCTCAGGTCTGCCCACATCGAAGCCGTCGGCAGAATGGACTTCCGGGGAACACTTGGCGTGAGCCGTGAGGCGCCAGTCGGCCTGTTTGAAATTGAATTGCTCTTTCAACTGACCGGCGATCTGAGCGTTGAACAGGCGGATAAGCTGATTCAACTGGCTGAGCGCTACTGCGTCGTGCTTCAGACGTTAAAAAATGCCGCGAAGATTTCTTCACGGCATAAATTGAATTCCTGA
- a CDS encoding PQQ-binding-like beta-propeller repeat protein has protein sequence MFLSRLIVAASILSSTVTFASEWTRFRGPNGTGVNEAADLPVEWKDENILFRTQLPGGSGAGSPVVWADKVFLLSADPETATRYLVCVDAMKGGIVWQKEYASQPHHLHTRSSYASCTPSVDEERVYVAWSTPEQTTLTAVTHDGQEVWTRDLGSWQSQHGFGTSPVVYRDLLILHNSQQANQLKEGEKPGESRMMAFNRKTGELVWKKDLESVNVCYSVPMIYSPPDGGPDQLVCTSTGNGVFSLDPLTGNENWSYNEKLFAMRTVSSPVEAGGLLFGSNGSGAYSGNYIVAIQPGPEASLVYKLQNSNQFKAPYVPCLIAKDELLFCLYDRGFASCINAKSGDILWMERTNAQFSGSPVRTRDCIYCADEKGTVWVFAASDEYKLLAKNELGEESWSTPAIANNRLYVRTIGQLIAVGRK, from the coding sequence ATGTTCCTGTCCCGTCTGATCGTTGCCGCTTCGATCCTGAGTTCGACTGTTACCTTTGCTTCTGAATGGACACGGTTTCGAGGTCCAAATGGCACAGGTGTGAATGAAGCGGCTGACCTTCCTGTTGAATGGAAGGACGAGAACATCTTGTTTCGCACCCAATTGCCGGGTGGCAGTGGAGCTGGCTCTCCTGTGGTCTGGGCAGACAAGGTTTTTCTGCTGAGTGCCGATCCCGAAACGGCAACTCGTTATCTGGTTTGCGTAGACGCAATGAAGGGCGGCATTGTCTGGCAAAAAGAGTACGCGTCGCAGCCACATCATCTGCATACACGAAGCAGTTACGCATCCTGTACGCCATCAGTTGACGAAGAGCGCGTTTACGTCGCCTGGTCGACGCCCGAGCAGACAACTCTGACCGCCGTGACGCATGATGGTCAGGAAGTCTGGACCAGGGACCTGGGCTCATGGCAAAGTCAGCATGGTTTTGGAACTTCACCTGTCGTCTACCGAGATCTGCTGATCCTGCACAATTCGCAGCAGGCGAATCAGCTGAAGGAAGGTGAGAAGCCCGGAGAAAGCCGAATGATGGCATTCAACCGGAAAACAGGCGAACTGGTCTGGAAGAAGGATCTGGAATCCGTGAACGTTTGCTATTCGGTTCCGATGATTTATTCACCACCGGATGGAGGACCGGATCAGCTGGTTTGCACCAGCACAGGAAACGGTGTCTTCAGCCTGGATCCGCTGACAGGCAACGAAAACTGGTCGTACAACGAGAAGCTGTTTGCCATGCGGACCGTTTCTTCGCCCGTTGAAGCCGGGGGGCTTCTGTTTGGCAGCAATGGTTCCGGAGCCTATTCCGGAAACTACATCGTTGCGATTCAACCGGGGCCGGAGGCATCACTTGTCTACAAACTACAGAACAGCAATCAGTTTAAGGCACCCTATGTTCCATGCCTGATCGCGAAGGATGAACTGCTGTTTTGCCTCTATGATCGCGGCTTTGCAAGCTGCATCAATGCAAAGTCCGGCGATATTCTGTGGATGGAACGAACGAATGCTCAGTTTTCCGGCTCACCCGTTCGAACACGAGACTGCATTTACTGTGCCGACGAAAAAGGTACCGTTTGGGTATTTGCTGCCTCAGACGAATACAAGTTGCTGGCAAAGAATGAACTGGGAGAAGAAAGCTGGTCGACGCCCGCCATTGCCAACAATCGACTTTATGTGCGAACAATCGGTCAACTGATTGCCGTCGGCCGGAAGTAA